A single genomic interval of Pyruvatibacter sp. HU-CL02332 harbors:
- a CDS encoding enoyl-CoA hydratase-related protein — protein MADRFDRYTRIKASRDAGILTLMLSNPKLRNAVDEQMHHELADIFVDAQEDDQTHVILLTGDPDGNAFCAGGDIAWMKAGLEGKAASPSASEGRRIVTTLLDVEKPIVAAINGPAVGLGATIALFCDVIFMGESAQVADPHVRVGLVAGDGGAVIWPQLVGYARAKEYLMTGDPVRAAEAERIGLVNYVVSDDELQAEALAFATKLAAGAPQAIQHTKAAVNMELKRLAATVFDASLAYEMISFTRDDHREAVSAFLEKRRPTFTGT, from the coding sequence ATGGCTGACCGCTTCGACCGATACACACGCATCAAAGCATCGCGCGATGCCGGGATCCTGACTCTGATGCTGTCCAATCCAAAGCTGCGCAATGCGGTGGATGAGCAGATGCATCATGAGCTGGCGGACATATTTGTGGACGCGCAGGAAGATGATCAGACCCATGTCATTCTTCTCACTGGCGATCCGGACGGTAATGCGTTTTGCGCAGGGGGCGACATCGCCTGGATGAAAGCTGGACTTGAGGGCAAGGCTGCCAGTCCCAGTGCGTCTGAAGGGCGACGCATCGTCACGACGCTTCTTGATGTGGAGAAGCCGATTGTGGCTGCCATCAACGGGCCTGCGGTTGGTCTTGGGGCAACGATTGCTTTGTTCTGTGACGTCATCTTCATGGGTGAGAGCGCGCAGGTCGCTGACCCGCATGTACGCGTTGGACTCGTGGCCGGTGATGGCGGGGCTGTGATCTGGCCGCAGCTTGTGGGCTATGCGCGTGCCAAGGAATATCTGATGACCGGTGATCCTGTGCGCGCTGCGGAAGCTGAGCGTATCGGACTGGTCAACTATGTGGTCAGCGATGATGAATTGCAGGCGGAAGCTCTTGCCTTTGCGACCAAGCTGGCAGCTGGTGCGCCGCAGGCCATCCAGCACACCAAAGCGGCGGTCAACATGGAGCTCAAGCGGCTCGCGGCTACAGTGTTTGATGCGTCGCTGGCCTATGAGATGATCTCGTTCACGCGGGACGACCATCGAGAGGCCGTGTCTGCGTTTCTTGAAAAGAGGCGGCCGACCTTTACCGGCACATAA
- a CDS encoding TetR/AcrR family transcriptional regulator produces the protein MAHPPRIPDSAPEAAEQAVPPSVDVLPEALNKQERILSAALELFARRGYQATAVPDIAKSAGVATGTIYRHFDTKDALLNVLYQRSRRELNACVFAPAPAGPSARDVFGVLWRRLAGWLAEYPEQATFLEQHYHKPLLDEKSREADGIFVQGIERFVMGAVASGEVRDMPPAVAVALIWGGALGMLKMAEDGHLSIEASVVAHAEASLWDALRT, from the coding sequence ATGGCACATCCTCCGCGTATTCCTGACAGTGCACCTGAGGCCGCCGAGCAAGCGGTTCCGCCCTCAGTTGATGTGCTGCCAGAGGCACTCAACAAGCAGGAGCGCATTCTGAGTGCTGCACTGGAGTTGTTTGCCCGGCGTGGATATCAGGCGACGGCTGTCCCTGATATTGCCAAGTCTGCCGGTGTGGCGACCGGCACAATCTATCGGCATTTCGACACTAAGGACGCATTGCTGAACGTGCTGTATCAGCGGTCGAGGCGTGAGCTCAACGCGTGCGTGTTTGCGCCCGCTCCTGCAGGACCATCTGCCCGCGACGTATTTGGTGTCCTGTGGCGCCGGCTTGCCGGTTGGCTGGCTGAATACCCGGAGCAAGCGACATTTCTGGAGCAGCACTATCATAAGCCGCTGCTTGACGAGAAAAGCCGTGAGGCGGATGGCATTTTCGTGCAGGGCATTGAGCGTTTTGTCATGGGTGCTGTGGCATCCGGAGAGGTTCGGGACATGCCACCTGCCGTCGCCGTTGCCCTTATCTGGGGTGGGGCGCTTGGCATGTTGAAAATGGCAGAGGACGGCCATCTCTCCATCGAGGCATCTGTGGTCGCTCACGCAGAAGCAAGCCTGTGGGACGCATTGCGCACCTAG
- a CDS encoding acyl-CoA dehydrogenase family protein, whose protein sequence is MPSDTAQIVDHPTGGDGLIAAAHGFAGELRERAAEIESGRQLPQDIADRFAAAGFYRMAVPKALGGLEATPQQIAGVIDALAQADGSAAWCVMIGSTTGLTAAYLDPAAAARIYGDDPNTITAGVFAPMGTADMSTDSATVKGRWAWGSGSHNAQWVFGGARLISDGAPVMDDAGRPRTQMFAMPVQDLKLHDNWDPSGLAGSGSSDFEANDVVVPLGHGADITKPPSLTNPLYAFPVFGLLAVGIASVATGLARQAIDEIIEIGGGKVPQGSRKTLAHRPQAQSELAQGEAELRAAHSFLENAVGAAWDAATADGSIGVDHRRDLRLAATHATTASARVVDRMYLLGGGSSVHRTSPLQRAFRDVHVATQHMMTAPATWELTGRLLFGLETDTATL, encoded by the coding sequence ATGCCCAGTGACACAGCACAGATAGTAGACCACCCCACGGGCGGTGACGGTCTTATCGCTGCTGCCCATGGCTTTGCCGGTGAACTGCGCGAGCGTGCAGCGGAGATTGAGTCCGGGCGTCAGTTGCCGCAGGACATAGCAGACCGGTTTGCAGCCGCGGGCTTCTATCGCATGGCTGTACCCAAGGCGCTGGGTGGGCTTGAAGCAACACCGCAACAGATCGCCGGGGTGATCGATGCTCTGGCACAGGCGGATGGGTCAGCGGCCTGGTGTGTGATGATCGGATCCACGACCGGGCTTACGGCCGCCTATCTTGACCCGGCCGCGGCCGCGCGCATTTATGGTGATGACCCCAATACCATTACAGCAGGTGTCTTTGCGCCCATGGGCACGGCGGACATGTCCACAGACAGTGCAACGGTCAAAGGGCGTTGGGCATGGGGCTCCGGCTCGCACAATGCGCAATGGGTCTTTGGCGGTGCGCGGTTGATATCCGATGGTGCGCCCGTGATGGACGATGCCGGGCGGCCACGGACGCAGATGTTTGCCATGCCGGTTCAGGATTTGAAGCTGCATGACAACTGGGACCCGTCAGGCCTTGCGGGCAGCGGCAGCAGCGACTTTGAGGCCAATGATGTGGTGGTGCCGCTTGGGCATGGGGCGGACATTACCAAGCCTCCAAGTCTCACAAATCCACTCTATGCCTTCCCGGTGTTCGGCCTGCTTGCCGTGGGCATTGCCTCTGTCGCAACGGGACTGGCCCGGCAGGCGATTGACGAGATCATTGAAATTGGTGGCGGCAAAGTCCCTCAGGGAAGCCGCAAGACTCTTGCCCATCGGCCGCAGGCTCAGTCCGAGCTTGCGCAGGGTGAAGCGGAGTTGCGCGCCGCGCATTCCTTTTTGGAGAATGCAGTCGGGGCGGCATGGGATGCTGCCACTGCGGACGGGTCTATTGGCGTCGACCATCGCCGCGACCTGCGTCTTGCTGCGACCCATGCCACAACGGCATCTGCCAGGGTGGTTGACCGTATGTATCTGCTGGGTGGTGGTAGTTCTGTCCACCGGACGTCGCCGCTGCAACGGGCCTTCCGGGACGTCCACGTGGCCACGCAGCATATGATGACCGCGCCCGCGACCTGGGAACTGACCGGCAGGCTCCTGTTCGGACTCGAGACAGACACCGCCACACTTTGA
- a CDS encoding enoyl-CoA hydratase/isomerase family protein, translated as MAIEKREFTTIERDGPVAIVRYDRGDGLNALSRAAMRELTQIARDFRDDIDTHVIVLTGTAKIFSAGADLKDPEMAGSEDGLLARRHGLKVGPDMCDAWEDLEQLTICAIEGHCIGGGVALVGACDIRIAGESAGFRLPEIPLGMNMSWHSNPRLVNLMGPARAKLFVILGEVLKAQDALDWRLIEDVVADGSALDAALELARRAAAVPPVPLRMSKQSIEMAAKALNPVSTYMDRDQFALAATGKDQREAITAFLEKRTPKFTGE; from the coding sequence TTGGCTATCGAAAAACGAGAATTCACAACCATCGAACGAGATGGTCCAGTGGCCATTGTGCGCTACGACCGTGGCGATGGGCTGAATGCCCTGTCGCGCGCTGCCATGCGTGAACTCACGCAGATTGCGCGGGACTTTCGCGATGATATCGACACCCATGTGATTGTGCTGACAGGCACCGCGAAGATTTTCAGTGCCGGTGCTGATCTCAAGGATCCCGAAATGGCCGGTAGCGAAGACGGGCTGCTGGCACGCCGTCACGGCCTCAAGGTCGGTCCCGACATGTGTGATGCGTGGGAAGACCTCGAGCAGCTCACGATATGTGCCATTGAAGGTCATTGCATCGGGGGTGGTGTGGCGCTGGTTGGGGCGTGCGACATTCGCATTGCCGGTGAGTCCGCAGGCTTCAGACTTCCGGAAATCCCGCTCGGCATGAACATGAGCTGGCACTCCAATCCACGGCTGGTCAATCTGATGGGGCCGGCGCGGGCCAAGCTGTTTGTCATTCTTGGTGAAGTGCTCAAGGCACAAGATGCGCTTGACTGGCGTCTGATCGAAGACGTCGTGGCAGATGGGAGTGCGCTGGATGCAGCGCTTGAGCTCGCTCGTCGTGCAGCGGCCGTGCCACCGGTTCCCTTGCGCATGTCAAAGCAGTCCATCGAGATGGCGGCGAAGGCGCTCAATCCGGTCTCGACCTATATGGATCGGGATCAATTTGCGCTGGCGGCAACGGGTAAGGATCAGCGCGAGGCCATTACCGCCTTTC